From a region of the Armatimonas rosea genome:
- a CDS encoding TolC family protein — translation MNHTLRLSLGLLLLATPALAQTSPPIKNLEDALRLAQEKSPSLRQSKERALKTQQTINQILSARKPQASLRATYTRLLNGGSGFGGGGASGGAGVTNPFPVLLQNTPPGTQPVQLPAATSRAESTTSTTTTTTTTGGFGSGTDLNQESVSLSITQNLDLAGVIKLANQLGDLELEVQALDYQRLLMDLKYSVRSGYYSLLRAESLVKVSAAAVAQSEEALRVARSQFNAGTVAQFDVLRAQTQLANNQQSLISARNQVMLSRNAFANSLGVDPSTPVELVAPTEMKEKDPLPELDEAKLIAAAWVARPEARQAEVSLTKAEKNIKLYGKGLSPSLGASLSTNYNPNPAFIGDKTTGSLSLGLTLPLSDGGSSKAQAEGARSDQRAAEIQREQYHNGIKAEVQQAIIAVRDAHERAQTAWSAVEQAREAYRIAQVRFREGVDTQLSVNDAQTSLTQSETNIVNARYDYLTALARLNRALGKE, via the coding sequence ATGAACCACACGCTACGACTCTCTCTGGGACTGCTCCTGCTGGCCACTCCGGCCCTGGCGCAGACCTCCCCCCCCATTAAAAATCTTGAGGATGCCCTTCGTCTCGCACAGGAGAAGAGCCCCAGCCTGCGCCAGTCCAAGGAGCGCGCCCTCAAGACCCAGCAGACCATCAACCAGATTCTCTCCGCGCGCAAGCCCCAGGCCAGCCTCCGTGCCACCTACACCCGCCTACTCAACGGCGGCTCGGGCTTTGGCGGGGGCGGGGCGAGCGGGGGGGCAGGCGTGACCAATCCTTTCCCGGTGCTGCTGCAAAACACCCCGCCTGGAACCCAGCCTGTCCAGCTTCCCGCCGCCACCAGCCGCGCCGAGAGCACGACAAGCACCACCACCACGACAACTACCACGGGCGGCTTCGGCAGCGGCACGGACCTCAACCAGGAGTCGGTGAGCCTGAGCATTACGCAGAACCTCGATCTGGCTGGGGTGATCAAGCTCGCCAACCAGCTGGGCGACCTAGAGCTGGAGGTGCAGGCGCTCGACTACCAGCGCCTGCTGATGGACCTGAAGTACAGTGTCCGCAGTGGCTACTACAGCCTCCTGCGTGCTGAGTCGCTGGTGAAGGTCTCCGCCGCCGCCGTGGCGCAGAGCGAGGAGGCCCTCCGGGTCGCCCGTTCGCAGTTCAACGCGGGGACGGTCGCGCAGTTCGATGTCCTCCGTGCCCAGACCCAGCTTGCCAACAACCAGCAGAGCCTGATCTCGGCCCGCAACCAGGTGATGCTCTCGCGCAATGCCTTTGCCAACAGCCTCGGTGTCGACCCCAGCACGCCGGTCGAGCTGGTCGCGCCCACGGAGATGAAGGAGAAGGACCCGCTCCCCGAACTCGACGAGGCCAAGCTGATCGCCGCGGCGTGGGTAGCCCGCCCCGAGGCGCGACAGGCGGAGGTCTCCCTCACCAAGGCGGAGAAGAACATCAAGCTCTACGGCAAGGGCCTCTCGCCGTCGCTGGGGGCCTCCCTCTCGACCAACTACAACCCCAACCCCGCCTTTATCGGCGACAAGACCACCGGCTCGCTCTCCCTGGGATTGACCCTGCCTCTCAGCGATGGTGGGTCGTCTAAGGCGCAGGCCGAGGGGGCCCGCTCCGACCAACGCGCCGCGGAGATCCAGCGCGAGCAGTACCACAATGGGATCAAGGCCGAGGTCCAGCAGGCCATTATCGCCGTGCGCGATGCCCATGAGCGCGCCCAGACCGCCTGGAGCGCGGTCGAGCAGGCCCGCGAGGCCTACCGAATCGCGCAGGTTCGTTTCCGGGAGGGGGTCGATACCCAGCTCTCGGTCAACGATGCCCAGACCTCCCTCACCCAGTCTGAGACCAATATCGTCAATGCCCGCTACGACTATCTCACCGCCCTGGCGCGTCTCAACCGTGCCCTTGGGAAAGAGTGA
- the ruvX gene encoding Holliday junction resolvase RuvX, whose amino-acid sequence MRLLGVDLGTKRIGIAVTDELGFGAYPRTTLARARSRAEDIAAILAWAEREAAEAIVIGLPLSFQGTKNDWTLHCERFAAALGESTALPIILQDEFLSSQEAQADLIAAGVSRKRRDAVIDQAAAVRILESYLKSQ is encoded by the coding sequence GTGAGACTGCTAGGCGTAGACCTGGGAACCAAGCGGATTGGAATCGCGGTCACCGATGAGCTGGGCTTTGGTGCCTACCCACGGACAACCCTGGCGCGGGCACGCTCCCGCGCCGAGGATATCGCGGCGATCCTGGCTTGGGCCGAACGCGAGGCCGCTGAGGCGATCGTGATAGGGCTGCCGCTGAGCTTCCAAGGCACCAAGAACGACTGGACCCTCCACTGCGAGAGGTTCGCCGCCGCTCTTGGGGAATCCACCGCCCTGCCGATAATCCTCCAAGACGAGTTTTTATCGTCGCAAGAAGCCCAGGCCGACCTGATCGCCGCGGGAGTCTCGCGCAAGCGCCGCGACGCTGTCATCGACCAGGCCGCCGCCGTCCGAATCCTAGAAAGCTACCTAAAGAGCCAGTGA
- the mltG gene encoding endolytic transglycosylase MltG: MKRPLWAVVAPATALFAALVTQGCGADGRPVAEPGAAPLELTIPAGSSVSRVGQLLEQKHVIRSAAYFKKIATGTILPGVYAFSPADTPEAIYLKLHKGEVAAVKVTIPEGFTVKKIAARLKERGFLTDETKFLALADGLEGQLFPDTYAFPKNTTAKEIVAQMHAQFEKQTKALKLTPEALIVASLIEREAETDDDRPKIAGVIYNRLEKNMRLQIDATVQYILPEHKARLLFADLKTPSPYNTYLHAGLPPGPICSPGLPSIRAALNPEKSDYLFYVQGEGKGHVFARTFEEHRANIARIRKGGHS, encoded by the coding sequence GTGAAGAGACCTCTCTGGGCCGTTGTTGCCCCCGCTACAGCATTGTTTGCCGCACTTGTCACGCAGGGCTGTGGTGCCGATGGTAGGCCCGTCGCCGAGCCCGGAGCCGCGCCTCTGGAGCTGACCATCCCCGCCGGCAGTAGTGTGAGCCGGGTGGGGCAGCTCCTGGAGCAAAAGCACGTGATCCGCTCCGCAGCGTACTTTAAAAAAATTGCCACGGGAACGATCCTGCCCGGTGTCTATGCCTTCTCGCCCGCGGATACCCCGGAGGCGATCTACCTCAAGCTCCACAAGGGCGAGGTGGCCGCTGTCAAGGTGACGATCCCCGAGGGCTTTACAGTTAAGAAGATCGCCGCCCGGCTGAAAGAGCGCGGCTTCCTCACCGATGAAACCAAGTTTCTGGCGCTCGCCGATGGCCTGGAAGGGCAGCTCTTCCCCGATACCTACGCCTTCCCGAAGAACACGACCGCCAAGGAGATTGTCGCGCAGATGCACGCGCAGTTTGAGAAGCAGACCAAGGCCCTCAAGCTCACCCCCGAGGCGCTGATCGTGGCATCGCTGATCGAGCGGGAGGCCGAGACCGACGACGACCGGCCCAAGATTGCGGGGGTGATCTACAACCGGCTGGAAAAAAATATGCGGCTCCAGATCGATGCGACCGTCCAGTACATCCTCCCCGAGCACAAGGCGCGCCTGCTCTTTGCCGACCTGAAGACCCCCTCGCCCTACAACACCTACCTCCACGCTGGTCTGCCCCCCGGCCCGATCTGTAGCCCCGGACTGCCGTCGATCCGTGCCGCGCTCAACCCCGAAAAGAGTGACTATCTGTTCTACGTTCAAGGCGAGGGCAAGGGTCATGTCTTTGCTCGGACCTTTGAGGAGCACCGCGCCAATATCGCCCGGATTCGGAAGGGGGGGCACTCGTGA
- a CDS encoding YqeG family HAD IIIA-type phosphatase — MSLLKTDRMLRRVSDLELAWLQERGIRGIVSDLDNTLAAWHGDEIPSEILAWLDAVKAARIGVCLCSNTRRPARLARIAQTLGIHHVPGNAGKPGRAGVLKALELLAVLPNEAVMIGDQLFTDMVAGNRVGLTTVLVNPLADKEFIGTKLISRNAEKLILRGERARPR; from the coding sequence GTGAGCCTGCTCAAGACCGACCGGATGCTGCGCCGGGTGAGCGACCTGGAGCTCGCCTGGCTCCAGGAGCGGGGCATCCGCGGGATTGTCTCCGACCTCGACAACACGCTCGCGGCCTGGCACGGCGATGAGATTCCCAGCGAGATCTTGGCGTGGCTGGACGCCGTGAAAGCGGCGCGGATCGGGGTGTGTCTGTGCTCCAACACACGCCGGCCCGCACGCCTCGCCCGAATCGCCCAGACCCTCGGGATCCACCATGTCCCCGGCAACGCCGGCAAGCCCGGCCGCGCAGGGGTTCTCAAGGCGCTGGAGCTGCTCGCTGTCCTCCCCAACGAGGCGGTGATGATCGGCGATCAGCTCTTTACCGACATGGTCGCCGGAAACCGGGTCGGGCTGACCACCGTGCTGGTCAACCCGCTCGCCGACAAAGAGTTTATCGGCACCAAGCTCATCAGCCGCAACGCCGAAAAACTCATCCTGCGTGGGGAGCGCGCCCGCCCCCGATGA
- a CDS encoding LysM peptidoglycan-binding domain-containing protein, translating into MVWESGNGGNFWTDEEKKIRLYARQRVFAAQQRRNKQLKRRLLWVGLTVAGVALAATVARSAAPVGERTHNRVAAVPEPAQTQVVTVAPGDSLWSIARRYSQPGTSTMDNIAVISTLNGNLSGQLEPGQRLVVPTP; encoded by the coding sequence ATGGTGTGGGAGAGTGGAAACGGGGGGAACTTCTGGACAGACGAGGAGAAGAAAATTCGTCTGTACGCCCGGCAGCGCGTGTTTGCTGCCCAGCAGCGACGCAACAAGCAGCTCAAGCGGCGCTTGCTCTGGGTGGGCTTGACGGTCGCCGGGGTTGCTTTAGCGGCGACGGTTGCGCGCTCGGCGGCTCCCGTGGGCGAGCGCACACACAACCGGGTCGCGGCAGTGCCTGAGCCCGCTCAGACCCAGGTCGTGACGGTCGCTCCGGGGGACTCGCTCTGGAGTATCGCCCGCCGCTACAGCCAGCCGGGCACCTCGACCATGGACAATATCGCGGTGATCTCCACGCTGAACGGGAATCTTAGCGGCCAGCTAGAGCCCGGACAGCGCCTCGTGGTACCTACCCCCTAG
- a CDS encoding TetR/AcrR family transcriptional regulator yields the protein MRKPEKLEELLHAAHNVVVRDGVTRLTLDLVAREAGVSKGAVLYYFPTKNALIGQMLHTWMDCHQRDWHAAIEKQPEGPGRKTRALLSLIATPDAMDERGGAGMLAAIANDPELLSILREKIGDWQGQLADDDIDPTVAQLVRFVMDGVKFSEIMGINPPNNETRQLLVSYLDQLILKSEMP from the coding sequence ATGCGAAAGCCAGAAAAACTCGAAGAGCTTCTTCACGCCGCTCATAATGTTGTTGTGCGCGATGGAGTGACACGGCTCACCTTGGACCTCGTGGCCCGTGAGGCCGGAGTGAGTAAGGGCGCGGTGCTCTACTACTTCCCCACGAAGAACGCCCTGATCGGGCAGATGCTCCACACCTGGATGGACTGCCACCAGCGCGACTGGCACGCCGCGATCGAGAAGCAGCCCGAGGGGCCGGGACGCAAGACCCGTGCGCTCCTGAGCCTGATCGCCACACCCGATGCCATGGACGAGCGCGGCGGGGCGGGAATGCTCGCTGCGATCGCCAACGACCCGGAGCTCCTCTCGATCCTACGGGAGAAGATTGGCGACTGGCAGGGCCAGCTCGCCGACGATGACATCGACCCTACTGTTGCTCAGCTGGTGCGCTTTGTGATGGATGGGGTGAAGTTCTCCGAGATCATGGGAATCAACCCGCCCAACAACGAAACCCGCCAGCTCCTTGTCTCTTACCTGGATCAGCTGATCCTAAAATCTGAAATGCCATGA
- a CDS encoding efflux RND transporter periplasmic adaptor subunit: MKNYPLFAATLSLVLLAGCAPKTDEKPKTELPTAGTKSGVGTPVRVATATEKEVVRAVSVTGSIAATDSVDLAAKVSARVSFIAAREGEAVRKGQLVVQQDASDYETQVRSSEATIKSAEAAIKNAQAGIESAKASYQNAIVKLDQSRTNLKLTDTQSDAGVKDAEQQLASAKAQLEIAKKPQRTQEVAVAENSVAQAQANFERATSDRKRYENLVREGAAAQITLDQYVNQERVAKAALDSAKSQLELAQIGGRDESVRQAQTAVARAEFGLRLAKSNTQNLDVRKDDIKAAQGGVSQAKAALGQAQAGLSSAQAQLAQAKAGLASAQQQVANTRIYAPIDGIVAKRAAEIGQLAGPSSSLLTIVALDTVFFEAQVPETEIAQVKLGMPVEVKVDALTGKTFAGQVAKLYPVGSTASRNFVVRVAVPNPARSLRPGMFARGSVVLEKRRGVIVAKDALVKSDEGAFAVFVAKGGVAEQRKVTLGVTTAETAEIRSGVSAGDSIIVVGQTALREGAAIRVVTDIAEK, encoded by the coding sequence ATGAAAAACTATCCCCTGTTTGCCGCCACCCTGAGCCTCGTGCTTCTGGCCGGGTGCGCGCCCAAGACCGATGAGAAGCCCAAAACCGAGCTCCCCACCGCCGGCACGAAGTCAGGCGTAGGTACCCCCGTGCGTGTTGCCACCGCGACCGAGAAGGAGGTGGTGCGTGCGGTGAGTGTCACGGGCTCGATCGCGGCCACGGACTCGGTCGATCTGGCGGCCAAGGTGAGTGCGCGGGTGAGCTTTATCGCCGCTCGGGAGGGCGAGGCAGTCCGCAAGGGCCAGCTCGTTGTCCAGCAAGACGCGTCGGACTACGAGACCCAGGTGCGCTCGTCGGAGGCGACCATCAAGAGCGCCGAGGCCGCCATTAAGAACGCTCAGGCCGGAATCGAGAGCGCCAAGGCATCCTACCAGAACGCGATTGTCAAGCTCGACCAGTCCCGCACCAACCTCAAGCTCACCGATACTCAGAGCGATGCCGGTGTCAAAGACGCCGAGCAGCAGCTTGCCTCGGCGAAGGCACAGCTCGAGATCGCCAAGAAGCCCCAGCGCACCCAGGAGGTCGCCGTGGCGGAGAACAGTGTCGCACAGGCGCAGGCCAACTTCGAGCGCGCCACCAGCGACCGCAAGCGCTACGAGAACCTGGTCCGCGAGGGAGCCGCCGCGCAGATCACGCTCGATCAGTATGTCAATCAGGAGCGGGTCGCCAAGGCCGCGCTCGACTCGGCAAAGTCCCAGCTGGAGCTGGCCCAGATCGGCGGGCGCGACGAGTCCGTGCGCCAGGCCCAGACCGCGGTCGCTCGTGCGGAGTTTGGCCTACGGCTGGCGAAGTCCAACACGCAGAACCTGGATGTGCGCAAAGACGATATCAAGGCGGCGCAGGGGGGAGTGAGCCAGGCCAAGGCCGCGCTCGGACAGGCACAGGCGGGCCTCAGCTCCGCGCAGGCACAGCTGGCACAGGCAAAGGCGGGGCTGGCATCGGCCCAGCAGCAGGTCGCCAACACCCGAATCTACGCCCCCATCGACGGCATTGTCGCAAAGCGCGCCGCGGAGATCGGGCAGCTTGCCGGACCCAGTAGCTCGCTGCTGACCATTGTCGCGCTGGACACGGTCTTCTTCGAGGCGCAGGTCCCCGAGACCGAGATCGCTCAGGTGAAGCTGGGGATGCCGGTCGAGGTAAAAGTCGATGCGCTGACAGGCAAGACCTTCGCCGGGCAGGTGGCCAAGCTCTACCCGGTGGGAAGCACGGCCAGCCGCAACTTTGTGGTCCGTGTTGCCGTCCCGAACCCCGCCCGCTCGCTCCGCCCGGGGATGTTCGCCCGTGGCAGTGTGGTGCTGGAGAAGCGCCGCGGGGTGATTGTCGCCAAGGACGCGCTGGTGAAGAGCGACGAGGGCGCGTTTGCGGTCTTTGTTGCCAAGGGGGGTGTCGCGGAGCAGCGCAAGGTGACGCTGGGGGTGACCACGGCTGAGACCGCCGAGATTCGGAGCGGGGTCAGCGCGGGCGACTCCATCATTGTTGTAGGCCAGACCGCCCTCCGTGAGGGGGCTGCGATCCGTGTGGTCACGGATATCGCGGAGAAATAG
- a CDS encoding GNAT family N-acetyltransferase → MSLSCRLATTAQELALCRELRRVVFIEEQGVPEEIEQDRDDAMALHFLGLEGAQPVAVARVVDKGHGVAKIGRVAVLMARRGEGLGAALMAFVLTSLAERGFTEALLHAQEPVVGFYEKLEFATEGERFFEAEIPHFAMRKRLQSAG, encoded by the coding sequence ATGAGCCTTAGCTGTCGGCTTGCCACCACTGCGCAGGAGCTCGCGCTTTGCAGGGAGCTGCGGCGCGTGGTCTTTATCGAGGAGCAGGGGGTGCCCGAGGAGATTGAGCAGGACCGCGACGATGCGATGGCGCTGCATTTTTTGGGGCTTGAGGGCGCGCAGCCTGTTGCGGTCGCGCGGGTGGTGGACAAGGGGCACGGGGTTGCCAAGATCGGGCGGGTGGCTGTCCTTATGGCGCGCCGTGGCGAGGGGCTGGGCGCGGCGCTGATGGCGTTTGTCCTCACGAGCCTGGCCGAGCGGGGCTTTACGGAGGCGCTCCTGCACGCGCAAGAGCCCGTGGTCGGGTTCTACGAGAAGCTTGAGTTTGCCACCGAGGGTGAGCGCTTCTTCGAGGCCGAGATTCCCCACTTTGCGATGCGCAAGCGCCTTCAGTCCGCCGGGTAG
- a CDS encoding class II fructose-bisphosphate aldolase, which translates to MIVATKQLFAHAYGKYAVGAYNINNLEQIMGLFKGCIDSQAPFIIQLSKGARSYANKQMLEAMIRTAEEIFPEAIFAVHLDHGDEQTCYECIESGFYSSVMIDASHSPFEENVAITKRVVDAAHAKGISVEAELGMLGGVEEHVQVDEKNACLTDPDEALEFVKQSGCDSLACAIGTSHGAYKFSGGQGIHFDRVKAIQDLLPGFPLVMHGSSSVPQDEVERINAAGGELKGAKGVDTAQYLPAAKLGVCKVNIDTDGRLVWTRVHREFFKEQPGNFDFRTPGKIFMAEYAKFIASRNELLGSAGELESLRESLKG; encoded by the coding sequence ATGATTGTCGCAACCAAACAACTCTTCGCGCACGCGTACGGTAAGTACGCTGTCGGCGCCTACAACATCAACAACCTTGAGCAGATCATGGGCCTCTTCAAGGGCTGCATCGATAGCCAAGCCCCGTTCATCATCCAGCTCTCCAAGGGCGCTCGTAGCTACGCCAACAAGCAGATGCTCGAGGCGATGATCCGCACCGCCGAGGAGATCTTCCCCGAGGCGATCTTCGCGGTTCACCTGGATCATGGCGATGAGCAGACCTGCTACGAGTGTATCGAGTCGGGCTTCTACAGCTCCGTGATGATCGATGCCAGCCACTCCCCGTTTGAGGAGAATGTCGCCATCACCAAGCGTGTTGTCGATGCCGCTCATGCCAAGGGCATCTCGGTCGAGGCCGAGCTCGGAATGCTCGGCGGAGTCGAGGAGCATGTCCAGGTCGATGAGAAGAACGCCTGCCTGACCGATCCCGACGAGGCCCTGGAGTTTGTCAAGCAGTCCGGCTGCGACTCGCTGGCCTGTGCGATCGGCACCAGCCACGGTGCCTACAAGTTCTCCGGCGGCCAGGGCATCCACTTCGATCGCGTCAAGGCGATCCAGGACCTGCTGCCCGGCTTCCCGCTGGTCATGCACGGCTCGTCCAGCGTTCCCCAGGACGAAGTCGAGCGCATCAATGCCGCCGGCGGTGAGCTCAAGGGCGCCAAGGGAGTCGATACCGCGCAGTACCTCCCCGCCGCCAAGCTGGGTGTCTGCAAGGTCAATATCGACACCGACGGCCGCCTGGTCTGGACCCGTGTCCACCGCGAGTTCTTCAAGGAGCAGCCCGGTAACTTCGACTTCCGCACCCCGGGCAAGATCTTCATGGCCGAGTACGCCAAGTTTATCGCCAGCCGCAACGAGCTCCTGGGCTCCGCCGGCGAGCTGGAGAGCCTCCGCGAGTCCCTCAAGGGCTAA
- the rpiA gene encoding ribose-5-phosphate isomerase RpiA, giving the protein MSNTNIGKQAAGGVAAGLVRDGMVVGIGTGSTVVYFIEALGRRVQTEGLKIRAIPTSEATVAHASRWGIPLVPLTPQTRPDLTIDGADEANPRLDLIKGGGGALLREKLVAAAAAEFVVIADSSKRVEHLGAFPLPLAVVPFAVPTVAAQLKDEFEVTPRLRLLADGEPYITDDGLYILDLPFGLIKRPAILDKRLKVITGVVETGIFIGLAKRLLLGHPDGRVENIYPAD; this is encoded by the coding sequence ATGAGCAACACAAACATCGGGAAGCAAGCCGCCGGCGGGGTCGCCGCGGGGCTCGTGCGCGACGGCATGGTGGTCGGGATTGGAACCGGCTCGACCGTGGTGTACTTTATCGAGGCGCTGGGACGGCGCGTCCAGACCGAGGGGCTGAAGATTCGTGCCATCCCAACCTCGGAAGCGACAGTTGCACACGCGAGCCGCTGGGGAATCCCCCTCGTGCCGCTCACCCCGCAGACACGCCCGGACCTGACGATCGACGGTGCCGACGAGGCCAATCCACGGCTGGACCTCATCAAGGGCGGCGGCGGTGCGCTCCTGCGGGAGAAGCTGGTCGCAGCAGCGGCCGCAGAGTTTGTGGTAATCGCCGACTCCAGCAAGCGGGTGGAGCACCTCGGGGCGTTTCCCCTCCCCCTCGCCGTAGTGCCTTTTGCCGTCCCAACGGTCGCCGCACAGCTCAAGGACGAGTTCGAGGTCACACCGCGCCTGCGCCTCCTCGCCGATGGGGAGCCGTATATCACCGACGATGGCCTCTACATTCTGGACCTGCCCTTTGGCCTTATCAAGCGCCCCGCGATCCTGGACAAGCGCCTCAAGGTCATCACGGGTGTCGTCGAGACGGGCATCTTTATCGGCCTCGCCAAGCGCCTGCTGCTCGGGCACCCCGACGGCCGTGTCGAGAATATCTACCCGGCGGACTGA
- the nusB gene encoding transcription antitermination factor NusB: MAKTPSPSSRRAARETALRILYMMEVGKTPRDIAQQETVAANKLEEEAAEFSCLLVDGTLAHQDATDLAIAQHSTHYPLNQQTIVDRNILRIAATEILFGLSGAPAGVVANEAVELAKKYSTSEAAKFINGVIGGLIRATEEKNAPEEPSLLEEPSLEESKEVEEVHV, translated from the coding sequence ATGGCGAAAACCCCCTCCCCCTCTTCTCGGCGTGCCGCGCGTGAGACGGCCTTGCGTATCCTCTACATGATGGAGGTAGGCAAGACGCCGCGTGATATTGCCCAGCAAGAGACCGTGGCGGCAAACAAGTTGGAGGAAGAGGCGGCAGAGTTCAGCTGCCTCCTGGTCGATGGCACCCTTGCCCACCAGGATGCGACCGACCTTGCCATCGCACAGCACTCCACCCACTACCCCCTCAACCAACAGACCATTGTCGACCGTAATATCCTACGGATCGCCGCCACCGAGATTCTCTTTGGCCTCTCCGGTGCACCCGCAGGCGTGGTCGCCAATGAGGCGGTCGAGCTGGCAAAGAAATACTCGACCAGCGAGGCTGCCAAGTTTATCAACGGGGTGATCGGTGGGCTGATCCGTGCGACCGAAGAAAAAAACGCCCCTGAAGAGCCCTCCCTACTCGAAGAGCCCTCCCTAGAAGAATCAAAAGAAGTCGAAGAAGTCCATGTCTGA